The following are from one region of the Fusarium verticillioides 7600 chromosome 1, whole genome shotgun sequence genome:
- a CDS encoding small nuclear ribonucleoprotein G, which translates to MAPAQPELKKYLDKRLFVQLNGSRKVIGILRGYDVFLNIVLDEAVEEKDGGEKERIGMVVIRGNSVVMLEALERIGGDDRRGER; encoded by the exons ATGGCGCCCGCACAAcctgagctgaagaag TACCTCGACAAGAGACTGTTCGTCCAGTTGAACGGCAGCCGAAAGGTCATCGGTATCCTCCGAGGCTACGAT GTCTTCCTGAACATTGTCCTCGACGAAGCGGTGGAGGAAaaggatggaggagagaaggagagaatTGGCATGGTT GTCATCCGTGGTAACTCGGTAGTGATgctcgaggctctcgagagAATCGGCGGCGACGACCGACGTGGAGAACGATGA
- a CDS encoding peptidyl-prolyl cis-trans isomerase, mitochondrial has product MRPSLFKPLLPRHNCFSAARTSSSLPQLSNTIKSVRFFSASSAVMGNKVFFDIEWEGPVFQNGKPTSTVQSQRGRINFNLYDKEVPKTAENFRALCTGEKGFGYKGSSFHRIIPDFMLQGGDFTRGNGTGGKSIYGEKFADENFKLTHDRPGLLSMANAGPNTNGSQFFITTVVTSWLNGRHVVFGEVADEESMNVVKALEATGSGSGAVKYQKRATIVDSGEL; this is encoded by the exons ATGAGACCCTCCCTCTTCAAGCCCCTCCTACCCCGCCATAACTGCTTCTCTGCAGCgagaacttcttcttctcttcctcaactctCCAACACAATCAAATCCGTTAGattcttctcagcttcatccgCAGTTATGGGTAACAAGGT TTTCTTCGATATTGAGTGGGAGGGCCCCGTCTTCCAGAACGGCAAGCCTACCTCCACCGTTCAGA GCCAGCGTGGTCGCATTAACTTCAATCTCTACGACAAGGAGGTCCCCAAGACCGCTGAGAACTTCCGTGCTCTCTGCACTGGCGAGAAGGGTTTCGGCTACAAGGGTTCTTCTTTCCACCGAATCATCCCCGACTTCATGCTCCAGGGTGGTGACTTCACCCGTGGTAAC GGCACTGGTGGCAAGTCCATCTATGGTGAGAAGTTCGCCGACGAGAACTTCAAGCTCACCCACGACCGCCCCGGTCTGCTGTCCATGGCCAACGCTGGTCCCAACAC CAACGGTTCTcagttcttcatcaccacTGTCGTTACTTCTTGGCTCAACGGTCGCCACGTCGTTTTCGGCGAGGTCGCTGATGAGGAGTCCATGAACGTcgtcaaggctcttgaggctACCGGCTCCGGCAGCGGTGCTGTCAAGTACCAGAAGCGTGCCACCATTGTCGACTCTGGTGAGCTGTAA
- a CDS encoding DNA-directed RNA polymerase III subunit RPC6 produces the protein MPTPAPAEGDAATAKLGVWKQALYDRCRESGTDMFSQDDLLRLDVIPNRDLMLLARVVQSLTDDKLFITMREASGQVLWKWRDSEEAHKYKQCSTDEQVMVYSLIDDSGGDGIWSQTLQKRLNMHDSVLKNALKQLQTKGLIAPFKNVEHPNKKMFIKASIRPSDRATGGPWYTDQNFDEAFIEDLQRVVYDFIKRQSSYHSTHGGGAARTQVPKKGVVKGGVERGKKRDASHIDEPPAKATKISPTAAVKKDALLPLPAGYTGYPTVRDIARLLSSSGITHNTILSEHDVQKLVDVLVWDNLIESVKVAGKIGYRVSRIAKQSLESWAGRDDPTGREGGPEPIISAFTEAPCGRCPVFEICEEGGPVGPNNCEYFKRWLGVE, from the exons ATGCCCACCCCCGCGCCCGCTGAGGGCGACGCCGCGACGGCCAAGCTCGGCGTCTGGAAGCAGGCCCTCTACGATCGATGTCGCGAGTCTGGGACCGACATGTTCTCCCAGGATGATCTTTTGCGCCTCGATGTCATTCCAAACAGAGACCTCATGCTGCTCGCCCGTGTCGTTCAATCCCTCACAGATGACAAGCTTTTCATCACCATGCGCGAGGCCTCGGGCCAAGTGCTATGGAAATGGCGCGACTCTGAAGAAGCCCACAA GTACAAGCAGTGCTCGACCGACGAACAGGTCATGGTCTACTCTCTCATCGACGACTCGGGCGGCGACGGTATCTGGTCGCAGACGCTGCAGAAGCGACTGAACATGCACGACTCGGTCCTCAAAAACGCACTCAAGCAACTCCAGACAAAGGGTCTAATTGCGCCCTTCAAGAATGTCGAGCACCCGAACAAAAAGATGTTCATCAAGGCCTCCATACGGCCTAGCGACAGAGCCACCGGCGGCCCGTGGTATACCGATCAGAACTTTGATGAGGCCTTTATTGAAGACCTGCAGCGAGTTGTATATGATTTTATCAAGCGTCAGAGCAGCTATCACAGCACACACGGGGGAGGTGCTGCGCGGACGCAAGTTCCCAAGAAAGGTGTCGTGAAAGGTGGCGTGGAAAGGggcaagaagagagatgctAGTCACATAGATGAGCCCCCAGCGAAAGCCACCAAGATATCTCCTACGGCGGCCGTCAAAAAGGACGCCCTACTTCCTCTGCCTGCTGGATACACAGGCTATCCGACCGTACGCGACATCGCTCgtctcctctcctcaagcgGCATTACCCATAACACCATCCTTTCTGAGCACGACGTACAGAAGCTTGTCGACGTACTTGTCTGGGACAACCTCATCGAGTCGGTCAAAGTTGCTGGAAAGATTGGCTACCGCGTATCTCGCATCGCCAAGCAGTCTTTAGAAAGCTGGGCTGGTCGAGATGATCCTACAGGCCGTGAAGGCGGTCCCGAGCCTATCATCAGTGCCTTCACCGAAGCTCCCTGTGGACGTTGTCCCGTGTTCGAGATCTGCGAAGAGGGCGGTCCTGTAGGCCCCAATAACTGTGAATATTTCAAAAGGTGGTTGGGCGTTGAATAG
- a CDS encoding histone deacetylase 1/2 (At least one base has a quality score < 10): MGDDIRVELGSVALNGSSPKKVAYFYDSDIGNYAYVTGHPMKPHRIRLAHSLIMQYNLYQKMEIYRAKPATRGEMTQFHTDDYIDFLQKVTPDNMDSFMREQGKYNVGDDCPVFDGLFEFCGISAGGSMEGAARLNRQKCDIAINWAGGLHHAKKCEASGFCYVNDIVLGILELLRFKKRVLYIDIDVHHGDGVEEAFYTTDRVMTVSFHKYGEYFPGTGELRDTGIGQGKNYAVNFPLRDGITDVSYKSIFQPVIENVMKYYQPEAVVLQCGGDSLSGDRLGCFNLSMDGHANCVNYVKSFNLPTLVLGGGGYTMRNVARTWAFETGVLVGKEMDRTLPYNEYYEYYAPDFELNVRSSNMENSNSREYLEKITASVIDNLRQTGPAPSVQLQDVPRKPFGGMTDEEEAELDDLDEDENKDVRMTEHRWDKHVEHDNEFEASDDDEMARAHGATRQNGNKRTFTDYRKGEMDVDNADAPPAKVTNGASADEPAEEQAGDDVNDVNDDTIDDISAPAPAEKEAPPKESEKPDEPAKEPEASKVDGDGDVGMEDSAAPEETTIKKEEVEPEAPAEPSAPTEKASKDEPVAQEATESTTKEPTTEPKSTEENSDKPAAAPEKAQSEQPDDAMDVDTEKDKPEPPVEKSKSPVN, encoded by the exons ATGGGCGACGATATACGTGTCGAGCTCGGCTCGGTTGCGCTCAATGGCTCATCCCCCAAGAAGGTCGCTTACTTTTACGATTCCGACATTGGTAACTATGCCTATGTTACTGGTCATCCCATGAAGCCTCATCGCATTCGGTTGGCGCATAGCTTGATTATGCAGTACAACCTCTAccagaagatggagatataC CGCGCAAAGCCTGCGACTCGAGGCGAAATGACCCAATTCCATACCGACGACTACATCGATTTCTTACAAAAGGTCACACCAGACAACATGGACAGCTTCATGAGAGAGCAAGGAAAATACAACGTCGGTGACGATTGTCCCGTTTTCGATGGTCTATTCGAGTTCTGTGGTATCAGTGCAGGTGGTAGTATGGAGGGTGCCGCGCGACTGAATCGCCAAAAGTGcgacatcgccatcaactggGCTGGCGGTCTTCACCACGCCAAGAAGTGCGAGGCCAGTGGTTTCTGCTACGTCAACG ACATTGTCCTCGGTATTCTCGAACTCCTTCGATTCAAAAAGCGGGTCCTTTACATCGACATTGACGTGCatcatggtgatggtgttgaggaggctttcTACACCACCGACCGTGTCATGACGGTTTCTTTCCACAAGTACGGAGAGTACTTCCCCGGCACCGGTGAACTTCGAGACACTGGTATTGGACAAGGAAAAAACTATGCTGTCAACTTTCCCCTTCGAGATGGTATCACCGATGTGTCCTACAAGTCCATCTTCCAGCCTGTCATTGAGAACGTCATGAAGTACTACCAGCCCGAGGCTGTTGTTCTCCAATGCGGTGGCGACAGTTTGTCTGGCGATCGACTCGGTTGCTTCAATCTGAGTATGGACGGCCACGCCAACTGTGTTAACTATGTCAAAAGCTTTAATCTCCCGACTCTTGTTCTCGGTGGAGGTGGCTACACAATGCGCAACGTCGCTCGAACTTGGGCTTTCGAGACTGGTGTTCTTGTGGGCAAGGAGATGGACCGAACCCTGCCCTACAACGAATACTACGAA TACTATGCTCCCGATTTTGAGCTGAATGTGCGATCCTCCAACATGGAGAACTCCAACAGCCGAGAGTACCTCGAGAAGATCACTGCTTCAGTCATCGACAACCTTCGACAAACCGGACCTGCTCCTTCAGTACAGTTGCAAGACGTACCCCGAAAGCCCTTCGGCGGTAtgactgatgaggaggaggccgagttggatgaccttgatgaggatgagaacaaggatgtTCGCATGACCGAACATCGTTGGGACAAGCATGTTGAACACGACAACGAGTTTGAAGCcagtgacgacgatgagatggctCGGGCGCATGGTGCTACGCGCCAGAATGGTAACAAGCGCACATTTACCGATTATCGCAAGGGGGAAATGGATGTCGATAATGCCGATGCTCCTCCTGCCAAGGTAACTAACGGTGCCTCCGCTGACGAacctgctgaggagcaagcTGGCGACGATGTGAACGATGTGAACGACGATACTATCGACGACATCTCAGCCCCGGCCCCAgccgagaaggaggctcCACCCAAGGAGAGCGAGAAGCCTGACGAGCCCGCCAAGGAACCTGAAGCTAGTAAAGTGGATGGAGACGGTGATGTTGGCATGGAGGACTCGGCGGCTCCAGAGGAGACAAcaatcaagaaggaagaggtcGAGCCTGAGGCACCCGCAGAGCCTTCAGCGCCTACCGAGAAGGCCTCAAAGGATGAGCCTGTTGCCCAAGAGGCCACCGAATCCACTACCAAGGAGCCCACCACAGAACCCAAAAGTACCGAAGAGAACTCAGATAAGCCTGCAGCGGCACCGGAAAAGGCTCAGAGCGAACAACCCGACGATGCTATGGACGTCGATACGGAGAAGGATAAGCCAGAGCCACCtgtcgagaagagcaagagcccTGTAAACTAG
- a CDS encoding 26S proteasome regulatory subunit rpn11: MERFRSLLGGGGMGLGGAAHGTDNTNLIDNSETVYISSLALLKMLRHGRAGVPMEVMGLMLGEFVDDFTVKVMDVFAMPQSGTGVSVEAVDPVFQTKMMDMLRQTGRPESVVGWYHSHPGFGCWLSSVDINTQQSFEQLNPRAVAVVIDPIQSVKGKVVIDAFRLINPQLLMLGQEPRQSTSNLGHLNKPSIQALIHGLNRHYYSIGINYRKTALEENMLMNLHKHVWTEALEMDDFRHEGCKNKDRLQQLVSLADGYEKRVKEETELTKDQLKTRYVGKLDPKKHLEDVGQELIEDNIVSVSRQMIDKEATMPRKEGQAGSKGQVNGEQMDVEEEL, from the exons ATGGAGCGCTTCAGGAGTTTACTTGGTGGCGGTGGAATGGGCCTTGGAGGAGCTGCACACGGCACT GATAACACAAACCTGATTGACAACTCCGAAACGGTCTATATCTCTTCCCTTGCCCTACTCAAAATGCTTCGACACGGTCGCGCAGGTGTGCCCATGGAAGTCATGGGTCTGATGCTTGGCGAGTTTGTGGATGACTTCACTGTAAAGGTTATGGACGTGTTTGCCATGCCACAAAGCGGTACCGGTGTCAGTGTCGAGGCTGTGGACCCCGTTTTCCAGACCAAGATGATGGACATGCTTAGGCAAACAGGAAG ACCTGAGTCGGTCGTCGGATGGTACCACTCGCATCCCGGTTTCGGTTGCTGGCTTTCTTCCGTTGATATCAACACACAGCAGTCATTCGAGCAACTGAACCCCCGCGCCGTTGCCGTCGTCATTGATCCTATCCAGTCCGTGAAGGGCAAAGTCGTTATTGACGCTTTCCGACTCATCAACCCCcagctcttgatgcttggaCAAGAGCCCCGACAGAGTACTAGCAACTTGGGTCACCTCAACAAGCCCTCGATCCAGGCTCTCATCCACGGCTTGAACCGACACTACTACTCGATTGGAATCAACTACCGCAAGACCGCGCTCGAAGAGAACATGCTCATGAACCTACACAAGCACGTTTGGACCGAAGCTCTGGAGATGGACGACTTCCGACATGAGGGttgcaagaacaaggacagaCTGCAACAGCTGGTCTCATTGGCGGATGGCTACGAGAAGCGCGTAAAGGAGGAGACTGAGCTTACTAAGGATCAGCTCAAGACTCGCTACGTTGGCAAGTTGGATCCCAAGAAGCATCTCGAGGATGTTGGCCAGGAGCTCATTGAGGACAACATTGTCTCTGTGTCGAGACAAATGATCGACAAGGAGGCCACCATGCCCAGGAAGGAGGGGCAAGCAGGGTCCAAGGGGCAAGTGAACGGCGAACAAATGGACGTGGAAGAGGAGTTATAA
- a CDS encoding CAMK/CAMK1/CAMK1-RCK protein kinase (At least one base has a quality score < 10), translating into MSTIQQLKNFIRHGKQARAAAPEESPRKTEQQQAPAVQHKTASDPSNTNYARAQEPGNEYGDDDYSRSKSKKRVDDEKLAKLIAEENASKSKFPRYPGLERWELVDKMGDGAFSNVYRARDTTGQQGEVAIKVVRKYEMNSMQRSNILKEVQIMRQLDHPNIIKLVEFSESRQYYYIILELAPGGELFHQIVRLTYFSEELSRHVIVQVAKALEYLHEEKGVVHRDIKPENILFEPIPMVPSKHPKPKQPGDEDKVDEGEFIPGQGAGGIGRIKIADFGLSKIVWDNQTMTPCGTVGYTAPEIVKDERYSKSVDMWALGCVLYTLLCGFPPFYDESIEVLTEKVAKGQYTFLSPWWDEISKSAQDLISHLLTVDPEKRFTITEFLAHPWIAGNGPTPRDEMKKSDGMLRAFDATKFEESGKRYDFRSPGAVNLREVFDVGYAVHRQEEEGKRRAQIGPKGTPARFLGGLNEEDEDDDVMQIDGQDNTGAKPNAATQALEQSMRKANIRDQEQQQQSRGRERERAERGYGQHSATVAAAARQQVRERNRQRGAFELNLDNATLLGKRNKKVPVMGV; encoded by the exons ATGTCTACCATTCAGCAACTCAAGAACTTTATCCGGCACG GCAAGCAAGCTCGTGCCGCTGCTCCTGAAGAGTCTCCACGCAAGACAGAACAGCAACAGGCGCCCGCAGTCCAGCACAAGACAGCATCAGATCCCAGTAATACCAACTACGCAAGGGCACAGGAGCCCGGAAACGAATATGGCGATGACGATTACTCAcgcagcaagagcaagaagcgcgtcgatgatgagaagctcgccaagctcattgctGAGGAGAATGCCAGCAAGAGCAAATTCCCTCGTTACCCCGGCCTCGAGCGTTGGGAACTCGTCGACAAGATGGGTGACGGTGCCTTCAGCAATGTTTACCGTGCCCGCGACACAACAGGACAGCAAGGCGAGGTCGCCATCAAAGTAGTACGCAAGTACGAGATGAACAGTATGCAG CGATCAAATATCTTGAAGGAGGTCCAGATTATGCGCCAACTTGACCACCCCAATATTATCAAGCTCGTCGAATTCTCCGAATCGAGGCAATATTATTACATCATTCTGGAGCTAGCCCCTGGTGGTGAACTTTTCCACCAGATCGTCCGCTTGACATATTTTAGCGAGGAGCTTTCTCGACACGTCATTGTTCAAGTGGCTAAGGCTCTTGAATATCTCCACgaggagaagggtgttgtTCATCG CGAcatcaagcccgagaacATTCTGTTTGAGCCCATTCCTATGGTGCCCTCTAAGCACCCGAAGCCTAAGCAGCCcggcgatgaggacaaggttgatgagggcgagTTCATTCCCGGCCAAGGTGCCGGTGGTATCGGTCGCATCAAGATCGCCGATTTTGGTCTCTCCAAGATTGTTTGGGATAACCAGACAATGACGCCTTGCGGAACTGTTGGCTACACAGCGCCTGAGATCGTAAAGGACGAGCGATACTCCAAGTCTGTCGATATGTGGGCGCTAGGATGTGTGCTATACACTCTGCTTTGCGGTTTCCCACCATTCTACGATGAAAGTATCGAGGTGCTCACTGAGAAAGTTGCCAAGGGTCAATACACTTTCTTGTCTCCATGGTGGGACGAGATCTCAAAGTCTGCCCAGGATCTTATCAGCCATCTCTTGACTGTGGATCCTGAGAAGCGATTTACGATTACCGAGTTCCTCGCTCACCCATGGATTGCCGGAAACGGACCTACTCcccgagatgagatgaagaagtctgATGGTATGCTCCGGGCCTTTGATGCTACGAAATTCGAAGAGTCTGGCAAGCGATACGACTTCCGATCTCCTGGCGCTGTTAACCTGCGTGAGGTCTTCGATGTCGGTTATGCTGTCCATcgtcaggaggaagagggcaagCGAAGGGCGCAGATTGGCCCCAAGGGCACACCAGCACGCTTCCTCGGCGGCCTCaacgaggaagatgaagacgatgatgtcaTGCAGATCGATGGTCAAGATAACACCGGTGCCAAGCCCAACGCAGCGACTCAGGCCCTTGAGCAAAGTATGCGAAAGGCCAACATCCGAGATCaagagcaacagcaacaatCTCGGGGTCGTGAGCGGGAGCGTGCTGAGAGAGGTTACGGCCAACATTCGGCAACAGTCGCCGCGGCTGCTCGACAGCAGGTACGTGAACGCAATCGCCAGCGAGGAGCATTCgagctcaaccttgacaacgCTACCCTCCTGGGTAAGCGAAACAAGAAGGTTCCTGTCATGGGGGTATAG
- a CDS encoding CAMK/CAMK1/CAMK1-RCK protein kinase (At least one base has a quality score < 10) — MSTIQQLKNFIRHGKQARAAAPEESPRKTEQQQAPAVQHKTASDPSNTNYARAQEPGNEYGDDDYSRSKSKKRVDDEKLAKLIAEENASKSKFPRYPGLERWELVDKMGDGAFSNVYRARDTTGQQGEVAIKVVRKYEMNSMQGNKHLHPDFKKVPKAAERSNILKEVQIMRQLDHPNIIKLVEFSESRQYYYIILELAPGGELFHQIVRLTYFSEELSRHVIVQVAKALEYLHEEKGVVHRDIKPENILFEPIPMVPSKHPKPKQPGDEDKVDEGEFIPGQGAGGIGRIKIADFGLSKIVWDNQTMTPCGTVGYTAPEIVKDERYSKSVDMWALGCVLYTLLCGFPPFYDESIEVLTEKVAKGQYTFLSPWWDEISKSAQDLISHLLTVDPEKRFTITEFLAHPWIAGNGPTPRDEMKKSDGMLRAFDATKFEESGKRYDFRSPGAVNLREVFDVGYAVHRQEEEGKRRAQIGPKGTPARFLGGLNEEDEDDDVMQIDGQDNTGAKPNAATQALEQSMRKANIRDQEQQQQSRGRERERAERGYGQHSATVAAAARQQVRERNRQRGAFELNLDNATLLGKRNKKVPVMGV, encoded by the exons ATGTCTACCATTCAGCAACTCAAGAACTTTATCCGGCACG GCAAGCAAGCTCGTGCCGCTGCTCCTGAAGAGTCTCCACGCAAGACAGAACAGCAACAGGCGCCCGCAGTCCAGCACAAGACAGCATCAGATCCCAGTAATACCAACTACGCAAGGGCACAGGAGCCCGGAAACGAATATGGCGATGACGATTACTCAcgcagcaagagcaagaagcgcgtcgatgatgagaagctcgccaagctcattgctGAGGAGAATGCCAGCAAGAGCAAATTCCCTCGTTACCCCGGCCTCGAGCGTTGGGAACTCGTCGACAAGATGGGTGACGGTGCCTTCAGCAATGTTTACCGTGCCCGCGACACAACAGGACAGCAAGGCGAGGTCGCCATCAAAGTAGTACGCAAGTACGAGATGAACAGTATGCAG GGCAATAAGCATTTACATCCAGACTTTAAGAAAGTCCCGAAGGCAGCAGAG CGATCAAATATCTTGAAGGAGGTCCAGATTATGCGCCAACTTGACCACCCCAATATTATCAAGCTCGTCGAATTCTCCGAATCGAGGCAATATTATTACATCATTCTGGAGCTAGCCCCTGGTGGTGAACTTTTCCACCAGATCGTCCGCTTGACATATTTTAGCGAGGAGCTTTCTCGACACGTCATTGTTCAAGTGGCTAAGGCTCTTGAATATCTCCACgaggagaagggtgttgtTCATCG CGAcatcaagcccgagaacATTCTGTTTGAGCCCATTCCTATGGTGCCCTCTAAGCACCCGAAGCCTAAGCAGCCcggcgatgaggacaaggttgatgagggcgagTTCATTCCCGGCCAAGGTGCCGGTGGTATCGGTCGCATCAAGATCGCCGATTTTGGTCTCTCCAAGATTGTTTGGGATAACCAGACAATGACGCCTTGCGGAACTGTTGGCTACACAGCGCCTGAGATCGTAAAGGACGAGCGATACTCCAAGTCTGTCGATATGTGGGCGCTAGGATGTGTGCTATACACTCTGCTTTGCGGTTTCCCACCATTCTACGATGAAAGTATCGAGGTGCTCACTGAGAAAGTTGCCAAGGGTCAATACACTTTCTTGTCTCCATGGTGGGACGAGATCTCAAAGTCTGCCCAGGATCTTATCAGCCATCTCTTGACTGTGGATCCTGAGAAGCGATTTACGATTACCGAGTTCCTCGCTCACCCATGGATTGCCGGAAACGGACCTACTCcccgagatgagatgaagaagtctgATGGTATGCTCCGGGCCTTTGATGCTACGAAATTCGAAGAGTCTGGCAAGCGATACGACTTCCGATCTCCTGGCGCTGTTAACCTGCGTGAGGTCTTCGATGTCGGTTATGCTGTCCATcgtcaggaggaagagggcaagCGAAGGGCGCAGATTGGCCCCAAGGGCACACCAGCACGCTTCCTCGGCGGCCTCaacgaggaagatgaagacgatgatgtcaTGCAGATCGATGGTCAAGATAACACCGGTGCCAAGCCCAACGCAGCGACTCAGGCCCTTGAGCAAAGTATGCGAAAGGCCAACATCCGAGATCaagagcaacagcaacaatCTCGGGGTCGTGAGCGGGAGCGTGCTGAGAGAGGTTACGGCCAACATTCGGCAACAGTCGCCGCGGCTGCTCGACAGCAGGTACGTGAACGCAATCGCCAGCGAGGAGCATTCgagctcaaccttgacaacgCTACCCTCCTGGGTAAGCGAAACAAGAAGGTTCCTGTCATGGGGGTATAG
- a CDS encoding CAMK/CAMK1/CAMK1-RCK protein kinase (At least one base has a quality score < 10) — protein MRGRTLTLLQRSNILKEVQIMRQLDHPNIIKLVEFSESRQYYYIILELAPGGELFHQIVRLTYFSEELSRHVIVQVAKALEYLHEEKGVVHRDIKPENILFEPIPMVPSKHPKPKQPGDEDKVDEGEFIPGQGAGGIGRIKIADFGLSKIVWDNQTMTPCGTVGYTAPEIVKDERYSKSVDMWALGCVLYTLLCGFPPFYDESIEVLTEKVAKGQYTFLSPWWDEISKSAQDLISHLLTVDPEKRFTITEFLAHPWIAGNGPTPRDEMKKSDGMLRAFDATKFEESGKRYDFRSPGAVNLREVFDVGYAVHRQEEEGKRRAQIGPKGTPARFLGGLNEEDEDDDVMQIDGQDNTGAKPNAATQALEQSMRKANIRDQEQQQQSRGRERERAERGYGQHSATVAAAARQQVRERNRQRGAFELNLDNATLLGKRNKKVPVMGV, from the exons ATGCGAGGCAGAACACTGACACTCCTGCAGCGATCAAATATCTTGAAGGAGGTCCAGATTATGCGCCAACTTGACCACCCCAATATTATCAAGCTCGTCGAATTCTCCGAATCGAGGCAATATTATTACATCATTCTGGAGCTAGCCCCTGGTGGTGAACTTTTCCACCAGATCGTCCGCTTGACATATTTTAGCGAGGAGCTTTCTCGACACGTCATTGTTCAAGTGGCTAAGGCTCTTGAATATCTCCACgaggagaagggtgttgtTCATCG CGAcatcaagcccgagaacATTCTGTTTGAGCCCATTCCTATGGTGCCCTCTAAGCACCCGAAGCCTAAGCAGCCcggcgatgaggacaaggttgatgagggcgagTTCATTCCCGGCCAAGGTGCCGGTGGTATCGGTCGCATCAAGATCGCCGATTTTGGTCTCTCCAAGATTGTTTGGGATAACCAGACAATGACGCCTTGCGGAACTGTTGGCTACACAGCGCCTGAGATCGTAAAGGACGAGCGATACTCCAAGTCTGTCGATATGTGGGCGCTAGGATGTGTGCTATACACTCTGCTTTGCGGTTTCCCACCATTCTACGATGAAAGTATCGAGGTGCTCACTGAGAAAGTTGCCAAGGGTCAATACACTTTCTTGTCTCCATGGTGGGACGAGATCTCAAAGTCTGCCCAGGATCTTATCAGCCATCTCTTGACTGTGGATCCTGAGAAGCGATTTACGATTACCGAGTTCCTCGCTCACCCATGGATTGCCGGAAACGGACCTACTCcccgagatgagatgaagaagtctgATGGTATGCTCCGGGCCTTTGATGCTACGAAATTCGAAGAGTCTGGCAAGCGATACGACTTCCGATCTCCTGGCGCTGTTAACCTGCGTGAGGTCTTCGATGTCGGTTATGCTGTCCATcgtcaggaggaagagggcaagCGAAGGGCGCAGATTGGCCCCAAGGGCACACCAGCACGCTTCCTCGGCGGCCTCaacgaggaagatgaagacgatgatgtcaTGCAGATCGATGGTCAAGATAACACCGGTGCCAAGCCCAACGCAGCGACTCAGGCCCTTGAGCAAAGTATGCGAAAGGCCAACATCCGAGATCaagagcaacagcaacaatCTCGGGGTCGTGAGCGGGAGCGTGCTGAGAGAGGTTACGGCCAACATTCGGCAACAGTCGCCGCGGCTGCTCGACAGCAGGTACGTGAACGCAATCGCCAGCGAGGAGCATTCgagctcaaccttgacaacgCTACCCTCCTGGGTAAGCGAAACAAGAAGGTTCCTGTCATGGGGGTATAG